The following coding sequences lie in one Thermodesulforhabdaceae bacterium genomic window:
- the cbiM gene encoding cobalt transporter CbiM: protein MHIADGVLPTSVAVAGYVLSGGILAISLRKISHEDYPKIALMSSAFFVASLVHIPIGPTSVHLLLPGVVAIVLGGMSFIAITLGLILQCILFQFGGITALGANTLMMGLPALLSGWFFHSTARKTSSPTSIALIAGIAGVMGVILAGTILALLLFLSGEVFLNVAKLVLLAHIPVAIIEGIVAAAMATFLRKAKPELLGIGIAQ from the coding sequence ATGCACATAGCTGATGGAGTGTTGCCAACGTCGGTTGCGGTAGCAGGTTATGTTCTAAGCGGGGGAATTCTCGCCATAAGTCTTAGAAAAATTTCTCACGAAGATTACCCAAAGATTGCCTTAATGAGTTCGGCTTTCTTTGTGGCTTCCCTTGTTCATATTCCAATCGGTCCCACGAGCGTTCATCTTTTGTTACCCGGAGTGGTGGCTATTGTGTTAGGAGGAATGAGCTTTATCGCTATAACTCTAGGGCTTATCCTACAGTGTATTCTATTTCAATTCGGGGGCATTACCGCACTCGGAGCAAACACACTAATGATGGGATTGCCGGCTCTACTTTCAGGATGGTTCTTTCATTCAACAGCCAGGAAAACATCATCTCCTACTAGCATCGCCTTAATTGCAGGCATTGCCGGTGTGATGGGCGTGATTTTAGCCGGAACAATTCTCGCTCTACTACTTTTTCTTTCAGGCGAGGTATTTCTTAACGTTGCCAAACTCGTGTTGCTGGCTCACATTCCCGTTGCAATTATTGAAGGCATTGTAGCAGCCGCCATGGCAACTTTTTTGAGAAAGGCAAAACCAGAACTGCTAGGCATAGGAATAGCCCAATAA
- a CDS encoding magnesium chelatase subunit D family protein, protein MRLCFHFLMDDGSLLKEGDTSNFITLRRTGVTVERVNFPFSALVGQEMMKRALLLNVVDPSVGGVLIRGERGTAKSTGVRALANLLPPIRVVEYCPFQCDPDDPSHLCVFCRERMERGETLPVIERPIRLVNLPIGITEDRLLGTINIEEALKKGKKAFEPGLLAEAHRGILYVDEVNLLNDHIVDLLLDVAASGVNVVEREGISFSHPSRFVLVGTMNPEEGDLRPQLLDRFGLCVTVKGLASAEDRMEVVKRRLAFEANPEGFRKAWNAEEGKLREVILKAREILDLVTITDEIVSLAAKISVAMETDGHRAEITMIKAARANAALEGRSSILPEDIHIAAKLALAHRVKKNPLEKKELDEKKIQKILDEHKESSEEESGQWEAYHANHNLKEKKDNTSYTSPIACVTHRCNGRPPFVNPVFPFHRLMLGTHPGRRFPLPSQDRYGFSLGTRLPRLHEPLKDISIIGTLRAAAPHQKVRSDNGKIVIKPEDIRLKKRFRKTGLTVMLIVDSSASMRTNDCMSITKGIIEALLRDLYLKRDKIGIITFRHTNTEVILPITTNMHDASSRIEDIPVGGRTPLALGLSTALKLLDQEKYKNPEATPVIVLFSDGRPNVSCFGRDPIDETLDFATEIARRGIQAIFVDTEQNPMAMGYGYLIAERMKAIYLPIDRLISRNG, encoded by the coding sequence ATGCGACTTTGTTTTCACTTTCTTATGGATGATGGTTCGCTGCTTAAAGAAGGTGATACTTCTAATTTTATAACGCTAAGGAGAACTGGAGTAACTGTGGAACGCGTCAATTTCCCGTTTTCGGCTCTGGTAGGGCAAGAAATGATGAAGCGAGCGCTCCTTCTAAATGTCGTAGATCCATCGGTGGGGGGAGTGCTCATAAGAGGCGAACGAGGCACAGCGAAGTCAACAGGGGTTAGAGCTCTCGCCAATCTTTTGCCTCCCATAAGAGTCGTTGAATATTGTCCTTTTCAATGCGATCCCGATGATCCATCTCACCTCTGCGTATTCTGTCGGGAGCGTATGGAGCGAGGCGAAACTCTTCCGGTAATAGAAAGACCTATTCGACTGGTAAACTTGCCTATCGGAATTACCGAAGATCGTTTGCTTGGCACCATAAACATTGAAGAGGCTCTCAAGAAAGGTAAAAAAGCTTTTGAACCAGGGCTTCTCGCTGAAGCTCATAGAGGTATTCTCTATGTTGATGAGGTAAATCTTCTAAATGACCATATCGTAGATCTGCTCCTGGATGTTGCTGCTTCGGGTGTAAATGTGGTTGAAAGGGAAGGTATTAGTTTTTCCCACCCAAGTAGATTCGTGCTTGTTGGCACCATGAATCCAGAAGAGGGCGATTTGCGTCCTCAGTTACTCGACCGATTTGGACTTTGTGTTACTGTAAAAGGTCTTGCTTCAGCTGAAGACAGAATGGAAGTTGTAAAAAGAAGGCTTGCTTTCGAAGCAAATCCTGAAGGTTTTAGAAAAGCATGGAATGCGGAAGAAGGAAAACTGCGAGAAGTAATTTTAAAGGCAAGAGAGATTCTAGACCTGGTAACAATAACAGACGAAATTGTGAGTCTTGCGGCAAAGATATCGGTTGCAATGGAAACGGATGGGCATAGAGCCGAGATCACGATGATCAAGGCAGCTCGAGCCAATGCCGCTCTTGAAGGAAGAAGTTCCATTCTGCCGGAGGATATTCATATTGCTGCAAAATTAGCTCTTGCTCATAGAGTGAAGAAAAATCCATTGGAAAAAAAGGAACTCGACGAAAAGAAGATTCAAAAAATTCTTGATGAGCACAAAGAAAGTTCTGAAGAAGAATCGGGTCAATGGGAAGCTTACCACGCAAATCATAACCTAAAAGAAAAAAAAGATAATACTTCCTATACTTCGCCCATAGCCTGCGTAACACATCGATGTAACGGCCGTCCGCCTTTTGTTAATCCAGTATTTCCCTTTCATCGCCTTATGTTAGGCACTCACCCTGGAAGAAGATTTCCTTTACCTTCTCAAGACCGTTATGGCTTTTCTCTGGGAACTCGTCTTCCTAGACTTCATGAACCTCTAAAAGATATTTCCATAATTGGGACTCTTAGGGCGGCAGCACCCCATCAAAAAGTCAGATCTGATAATGGAAAAATAGTGATTAAACCGGAAGACATCCGCCTGAAGAAGCGTTTTCGCAAAACAGGTCTCACAGTTATGCTTATCGTCGATTCAAGCGCTTCCATGAGAACAAACGACTGTATGTCTATAACTAAGGGCATCATAGAAGCTCTGCTAAGGGACCTTTATCTGAAACGCGATAAAATCGGAATCATTACTTTCAGACACACTAACACAGAGGTTATCTTACCGATTACAACCAATATGCATGATGCCAGTTCCAGAATAGAAGACATTCCAGTAGGGGGACGAACTCCTTTAGCTCTGGGATTAAGCACAGCCCTGAAACTTCTTGACCAGGAAAAATACAAAAATCCTGAAGCCACCCCTGTCATTGTGCTTTTTTCTGATGGCAGACCAAATGTAAGTTGTTTTGGTAGAGATCCGATTGACGAGACTTTGGATTTTGCTACCGAGATAGCGCGTCGAGGTATTCAAGCCATTTTTGTAGATACCGAACAAAATCCTATGGCTATGGGTTATGGCTACTTAATCGCTGAAAGAATGAAAGCGATATATCTTCCAATAGACAGGCTAATTTCTAGAAACGGCTGA